The Betta splendens chromosome 4, fBetSpl5.4, whole genome shotgun sequence genome contains a region encoding:
- the nmur1a gene encoding neuromedin-U receptor 1 isoform X2, with amino-acid sequence MSSHNCSSDLLSGEAGLPCPPGGACVNQTPGTNGSHVDLDDACLTVEVYLEKYLGPRRSPVFLPVCHVYLLIFVVGVVGNALTCTVIARNKVMWTPTNYYLFSLAVSDLLVLLLGMPLELYELWRNYPFLLGTGGCYFKTFLFETVCLASILNVTALSVERYIAVVHPLRAKYVVTRTHAKRVILSVWGVSVLCAAPNTSLHGIATLRAPAGPGGRGRAQLPDSAICTLVKPRWVYNLTIQGTTLLFFVLPMLTISVLYMLIGLRLKREKMRGALEAKSDSSCGLRTQQQKARRRQVTKMLFVLVVVFGICWAPFHTDRLMWSFINDWTDSHLQIFKEMFKEAMCHRPHHIAPRTYSLSVTRVTLRSTLSDAPLGNGAAVVEAEAGDGDAKLKDEHFSY; translated from the exons ATGTCCTCCCACAACTGCTCCTCAGACCTCCTCTCTGGAGAAGCCGGGCTGCCTTGTCCTCCGGGGGGCGCGTGTGTGAATCAGACCCCTGGAACGAACGGCAGCCACGTGGACCTGGACGACGCGTGTTTGACAGTCGAGGTTTACCTGGAGAAATACCTGGGCCCTCGCCGCTCGCCCGTGTTCCTCCCCGTCTGCCACGTCTACCTGCTCATCTTCGTGGTGGGCGTGGTGGGGAACGCGCTCACGTGCACGGTCATCGCGCGCAACAAGGTGATGTGGACCCCCACCAACTACTACCTGTTCAGCCTGGCGGTGTCGgacctgctggtgctgctgctcgggATGCCGCTGGAGCTGTACGAGCTGTGGCGGAACTACCCCTTCCTCCTCGGGACGGGCGGCTGCTACTTCAAAACCTTCCTGTTCGAGACCGTGTGCCTGGCGTCCATCCTCAACGTCACCGCGCTCAGCGTGGAGCGCTACATCGCCGTGGTGCACCCGCTGCGGGCCAAGTACGTGGTGACGCGCACCCACGCCAAGAGGGTGATCCTCAGCGTGTGGGGCGTGTCCGTGCTGTGCGCCGCGCCCAACACCAGCCTGCACGGCATCGCCACGCTGCGCGCGCCCGCGGGCCCCGGCGGCCGCGGGCGCGCGCAGCTGCCCGACTCCGCCATCTGCACGCTGGTGAAGCCGCGCTGGGTGTACAACCTGACCATCCAGGGCACCACGCTGCTGTTCTTCGTGCTGCCCATGCTCACCATCAGCGTGCTCTACATGCTCATCGGGCTGCGGCTGAAGCGCGAGAAGATGCGCGGCGCGCTGGAGGCCAAGTCCGACAGCTCCTGCGGCCTCCGCACGCAGCAGCAGAAGGCTCGGCGCCGGCAGGTCACCAAGATGCTGT ttgtgctggtggtggttTTCGGCATCTGCTGGGCCCCATTTCACACCGACCGCCTCATGTGGAGCTTCATCAATGACTGGACCGACAGCCACCTGCAAATCTTTAA GGAAATGTTTAAGGAGGCCATGTGCCACCGGCCGCATCACATCGCCCCCAGAACATACTCGCTCAGCGTCACGCGGGTGACCCTCCGCAGCACCCTGAGCGACGCACCGCTCGGCAACGGAGCCGCCGTCGTGGAAGCCGAGGCAGGAGATGGCGACGCGAAGTTGAAAGACGAACATTTCTCATATTAA
- the nmur1a gene encoding neuromedin-U receptor 1 isoform X1 encodes MSSHNCSSDLLSGEAGLPCPPGGACVNQTPGTNGSHVDLDDACLTVEVYLEKYLGPRRSPVFLPVCHVYLLIFVVGVVGNALTCTVIARNKVMWTPTNYYLFSLAVSDLLVLLLGMPLELYELWRNYPFLLGTGGCYFKTFLFETVCLASILNVTALSVERYIAVVHPLRAKYVVTRTHAKRVILSVWGVSVLCAAPNTSLHGIATLRAPAGPGGRGRAQLPDSAICTLVKPRWVYNLTIQGTTLLFFVLPMLTISVLYMLIGLRLKREKMRGALEAKSDSSCGLRTQQQKARRRQVTKMLFVLVVVFGICWAPFHTDRLMWSFINDWTDSHLQIFKYVHIISGVFFYLSSAVNPVLYNLMSTRFREMFKEAMCHRPHHIAPRTYSLSVTRVTLRSTLSDAPLGNGAAVVEAEAGDGDAKLKDEHFSY; translated from the exons ATGTCCTCCCACAACTGCTCCTCAGACCTCCTCTCTGGAGAAGCCGGGCTGCCTTGTCCTCCGGGGGGCGCGTGTGTGAATCAGACCCCTGGAACGAACGGCAGCCACGTGGACCTGGACGACGCGTGTTTGACAGTCGAGGTTTACCTGGAGAAATACCTGGGCCCTCGCCGCTCGCCCGTGTTCCTCCCCGTCTGCCACGTCTACCTGCTCATCTTCGTGGTGGGCGTGGTGGGGAACGCGCTCACGTGCACGGTCATCGCGCGCAACAAGGTGATGTGGACCCCCACCAACTACTACCTGTTCAGCCTGGCGGTGTCGgacctgctggtgctgctgctcgggATGCCGCTGGAGCTGTACGAGCTGTGGCGGAACTACCCCTTCCTCCTCGGGACGGGCGGCTGCTACTTCAAAACCTTCCTGTTCGAGACCGTGTGCCTGGCGTCCATCCTCAACGTCACCGCGCTCAGCGTGGAGCGCTACATCGCCGTGGTGCACCCGCTGCGGGCCAAGTACGTGGTGACGCGCACCCACGCCAAGAGGGTGATCCTCAGCGTGTGGGGCGTGTCCGTGCTGTGCGCCGCGCCCAACACCAGCCTGCACGGCATCGCCACGCTGCGCGCGCCCGCGGGCCCCGGCGGCCGCGGGCGCGCGCAGCTGCCCGACTCCGCCATCTGCACGCTGGTGAAGCCGCGCTGGGTGTACAACCTGACCATCCAGGGCACCACGCTGCTGTTCTTCGTGCTGCCCATGCTCACCATCAGCGTGCTCTACATGCTCATCGGGCTGCGGCTGAAGCGCGAGAAGATGCGCGGCGCGCTGGAGGCCAAGTCCGACAGCTCCTGCGGCCTCCGCACGCAGCAGCAGAAGGCTCGGCGCCGGCAGGTCACCAAGATGCTGT ttgtgctggtggtggttTTCGGCATCTGCTGGGCCCCATTTCACACCGACCGCCTCATGTGGAGCTTCATCAATGACTGGACCGACAGCCACCTGCAAATCTTTAAGTACGTGCACATCATCTCTGGGGTGTTTTTCTACCTCAGCTCAGCGGTCAACCCAGTCCTCTACAACCTCATGTCCACGCGATTCAGGGAAATGTTTAAGGAGGCCATGTGCCACCGGCCGCATCACATCGCCCCCAGAACATACTCGCTCAGCGTCACGCGGGTGACCCTCCGCAGCACCCTGAGCGACGCACCGCTCGGCAACGGAGCCGCCGTCGTGGAAGCCGAGGCAGGAGATGGCGACGCGAAGTTGAAAGACGAACATTTCTCATATTAA